The sequence below is a genomic window from Synechococcus sp. PCC 7335.
CTTTTCTGTGTGCCTCTCTATCGAACGTAGCTAGCTACGCCCACGTTACCGACCCTGCGTATAAAATTATGAAGCGTTTGATTCCAGGGCCTTACACTTTTCTTTTACCCGCGACCAAAGCAGTACCAAAGCTAGTGATCAATCCCAAAAGACGAACGACAGGTATTCGAGTACCCAACAGCCCACTGTGCCTATCACTGATAGAAGCGTTAGGCAATCCAATTATCTCAACTTCTGCTGCCTCTATTGTGAGTCGGTCGACAGAAGATGATATCGATACTCTGTCGAAGGTGATGCTGTTTGATCAGATAGAGAAGTTAGTTGATGTTGTCGTAGATAGTAATACTGAGCTTGGTCATCAGGTGTCTACTATTGTCGATGTAACAGATGGATCTCCGCTGGTGATACGTAGGGGACAAGGTTGGCAAGAAGCTATCGAATGGGGAGCAGAACTAGCAGACTAACCTTGCTTATTACTATGACAATCGATGTATGGACACTGTATGGACACCAGGTTGCCATAGCTCGATTTTGCAGACTAATCGCAGTCAGCACTCCTAACCTAATAATGAGTAATGAGGCCTAATAAAGGTAGAAAGTATCGTTAGAAAGACTCACCCGTTTTCTGCCGTTTCAGGGGGCTCAAACTTATAGCCAACCCCACGCACCGTTTGAATGAGTGTCGGTTGGGTCGTATCGATCTCAATTTTCTTTCTGATTTGACCGATATGCACATCGACTACTCTTTGGTCACCTACATACTCGTAGTCCCATACCTTCTGAATCAGTTCCGCCCGACGCCATACCCGGCCCGGATGTCCAGCTAGAAAATGTAGTAGGTCAAACTCTAGCGCAGTCAACGGTACTAAGTCATTCGCTAGGGTGACTTCACGACGGATTGGATCAATCGAGAGCTTGTTGAAGGTTAGGCGCTGCTGCTCAGCGATCGTCACAGGGCGTTGCCGTTTCAAAATGGCACCTAGCCTAACTTCCAACTCGCCCAGACTAAACGGCTAAGTGATATAGTCATCGGCGCCGGTGTGGAATCCGCGAATTTTGTCCGCCTCATCAGTGCGGCTTGTCAACATCAGCACGAACACGCCCGTTCGAGACTGCATTTCCTTACATAGGTCATATCCATTAGCATCAGGCAAGTTGACATCAAGAATCACCAAGTCAGGGTTGAATTGCTCGAAAATCGCGAGCGCAGTTTTCCCATCCTCAGCCGATTCCATCTGATAATCTTGTTTGGCTAAGAAGCGATGAATCAGGTTGCGAATAGCGGGTTCATCATCGACCACGAGGATTTTGGCATCGGCCATAATTTAGAATCCTGGTACTAAAGCAAATCAAAAGCAGACAAAACGGAATCTAGTAAACACCAGGTTCACTCAAGTTTAAAGTTTGAATAACCCAGTGCTTATCGCAGAAGAATCAATCAGTTTATGTGCCTTACATCCTAAGTTTGTGAAGCT
It includes:
- a CDS encoding L-threonylcarbamoyladenylate synthase translates to MATLYEVHPVTPDPRTINALRDDLRQGAIMLYPTDTVYAIGCDLSSKSAIKRVRQLKQLSNDKPLTFLCASLSNVASYAHVTDPAYKIMKRLIPGPYTFLLPATKAVPKLVINPKRRTTGIRVPNSPLCLSLIEALGNPIISTSAASIVSRSTEDDIDTLSKVMLFDQIEKLVDVVVDSNTELGHQVSTIVDVTDGSPLVIRRGQGWQEAIEWGAELAD
- a CDS encoding response regulator transcription factor codes for the protein MKRQRPVTIAEQQRLTFNKLSIDPIRREVTLANDLVPLTALEFDLLHFLAGHPGRVWRRAELIQKVWDYEYVGDQRVVDVHIGQIRKKIEIDTTQPTLIQTVRGVGYKFEPPETAENG
- a CDS encoding response regulator produces the protein MADAKILVVDDEPAIRNLIHRFLAKQDYQMESAEDGKTALAIFEQFNPDLVILDVNLPDANGYDLCKEMQSRTGVFVLMLTSRTDEADKIRGFHTGADDYIT